The following nucleotide sequence is from Methanolinea sp..
GCGCTTGGTTCCGATACCCGTCTCGCCATGACCATTCCTGGTACCAGGTTTTTTTCCCTGAATTGTCTCCTGGTCAGATCTCGGTTGAATACCCGGTGTAAAGTGCCGTAAAACGGTGGCCGAGCACCTTTTTGAGGGCAGTTTTGGCATCGTTTCCCGTGCAGTGACCGGTGATGACGCGGCCGCACCCGGCTGCCGCAGGCCCCTCGCCGGTGGAGCGGACCAGTTCCGGTGGTGTCGCCCGGTCGATGAGATGAAATCCGCCGACCACGGCCTGATCTGCCGGCCGGGATATCGTTCTTTTGCGGTATGCACGATATTCAGAATTCCGGAATAGCCGCACCCGGTTATTATGGTGATCCCGTCTCGTTCTTCAACAACCAAGAAAACCGTGGAGGAACTGGTCCGGCTCGAAACGTCCGTGTATCTATGCCAGCAGTGAACTGTTCCCAGGAGGCAGTGGTTCCGTTCTCTGTATATTGGCGATGAGCATCAGGCCGGGAGCGATCCAGGTATCGGTTCCGACCCGGATGAACCGATCTGCATGCGTTGAGAGAATTCCGGCATCAAGCCCGATATACCGGTACCGGCCAGGATCCCGGGCGTAGTAGGCTTCATTGCACCTTTCTTTCAGGTAGACTGGAGCCCTGGCATTATATTCCAGAAATGGGCCAAGACCCCCGCCGTGATCATAGTGGCCGTGGGAGAGAATTCCTGTCTTTATGCGAGCAAGATCCTGGCCAAGTGACTCGGCATTCCGGATGAACGTCCCGTCCTGTCCCATATCAAAAGGAGGAGCCTGCCCCGGGCTTCGATGAGAGCAGAGCCCGTGCTGTGGTAAGCCCGGGCTGTTTTCCCGGTGTATTCTCGATCAGGGTAGTAAGATACATGTCCCCGCTGGCTCCCTGATTCCTGTTCATTTGAACAATAAGGGGCATAAGGGTAACTAAAACGGCAAATCGCCGGATGTCAGGATTCCAGACTATCGGTTCACGGGCCAGGAGCCTGGAATCATTTCCTCCCTACCATCTTCGCACATGTTCCCATGCCCGATGAAGGGCGGGATCTTTTTCCGGGTTCCCGTATAAGGAGACATCCCGTCGCCCGTACCGGTCCCGATCTTCACCTACCGGGCAAACCTTGATGCAGATTCCGCAGGGTGATACGAAGTGGCGGTGCAGTTCCGCAGTCCACGAAGCACACGCATGTTTATCGGTAAGGGAAGAGGGATACCCCCCTGGTCCCAGGGCTGAAGAAGGGCACATCTCGACACATCGCATACAACGGGTGCAGAGGTCCTCTTCAAGGAGTGGATCGGGTGGGAGGCGTGCTGCAGAAAGGACGGTCCCGAACCGGACCCGTGGGCCGCTTTGAGGGGTGAGGATCATGTTGTTCACGCCAAAGTTCCCAAGTCCTGCAAGATAGGCAGCATGGCGGTGAGAGAAGAAGGCAACCGGATTTTCCAGGAGCACCTCGATCGATCCGTATCCGTCCGGGGATAAAAACAGAGGGATACCCCGGGCTGTCAGATACTCCGCCA
It contains:
- a CDS encoding MBL fold metallo-hydrolase, with amino-acid sequence MGQDGTFIRNAESLGQDLARIKTGILSHGHYDHGGGLGPFLEYNARAPVYLKERCNEAYYARDPGRYRYIGLDAGILSTHADRFIRVGTDTWIAPGLMLIANIQRTEPLPPGNSSLLA
- a CDS encoding epoxyqueuosine reductase, with product MPKEFYPWSIFPEAESAIVIGLPVSLPALETSPSIHYRELYITVNALLDQHTYRLAEYLTARGIPLFLSPDGYGSIEVLLENPVAFFSHRHAAYLAGLGNFGVNNMILTPQSGPRVRFGTVLSAARLPPDPLLEEDLCTRCMRCVEMCPSSALGPGGYPSSLTDKHACASWTAELHRHFVSPCGICIKVCPVGEDRDRYGRRDVSLYGNPEKDPALHRAWEHVRRW